The following is a genomic window from Mycolicibacterium sp. TY81.
GAACCGCGCCGCCGTCCAGCGAGTGCACCGGCAATTGTTGGGACCATGGGTAGTGCAAGCTGAACGCCACCAGACCCGTCCGCTCCGCGGCGGGCGCGTGGCACATGGCCAGCACCGTCTCTGCCAGATATTCGACCGGCTCGGTGGGAAACGATTCGGGAATGAGCGCGGCGGCGCCAGGGGTACGCACCGCAGTGGACGGACCCACACAGTTGACGGCGATGTTCGCATCGACCAACTCGGCTGCCACCCCTTGGGTGAACCGGTGCAGAGCCGCCTTGCACGATGCGTAGATGACATCGCCGGCGGTCTTGTTGTAGTCCCGATACGGCCGCGCCGGGGCCACCCCGGTAACCGAGCCGATGTTGACGATCCAGCCCGCACCCTGGCTTCTCATGTGCGGCACAACGGCTTTCGTCAGGGCGAACGGGATGCGCAGGTAGTGGTCGATTGTCCGGTCGAAGGTTGCCATCGGCATGTCCTCGACCACGGCATAGTCGGCGAAACCGGCGTTGTTGACCAAGATGTCGATGCGCCCGGTCCG
Proteins encoded in this region:
- a CDS encoding SDR family NAD(P)-dependent oxidoreductase — its product is MTRLLAGKTALVTGSSRGIGRAIAQRLAAEGATVAVTARGHGPSASVRAGVSEMIPGSIQETVRLVEDAGGSAFGVPADLEDPDARGGLVEAVLERTGRIDILVNNAGFADYAVVEDMPMATFDRTIDHYLRIPFALTKAVVPHMRSQGAGWIVNIGSVTGVAPARPYRDYNKTAGDVIYASCKAALHRFTQGVAAELVDANIAVNCVGPSTAVRTPGAAALIPESFPTEPVEYLAETVLAMCHAPAAERTGLVAFSLHYPWSQQLPVHSLDGGAVLPPLQPPASANPNILPAGV